The Gloeobacter morelensis MG652769 genome contains the following window.
CGACGAAGCGATGCTCGAAGCACTGCGCCAGGGGGTAAGCCCGCCCAGCCTGCGGTTTTATACCTGGGCGCATCCCACCCTGTCACTCGGATTTCACCAGCACGTTTTTCCGGAACACTGGCGGGCGCTCCCGAAGGTGCGCCGCCCGACCGGCGGCCGGGCGGTCTGGCACGAGGGCGATCTCACCTACGCCGTCGCCGTGCGCGGCCTGAGCGGCTCGACCGGTCAAATCTATACCCGGCTATGTGCCTTTTTGGTGGAGGGACTGGCGAATCTAGGTATCGAAGTCGGTTTCGGCCGGGGAGGGCGCGAGTACGTCCGTCGGCCCGGCTGCTTCAGCAGTGCCACCTCGGCGGACCTGCTCTGGCGGGGACGCAAGCTGGTGGGTAGCGCCCAGGTGCGCCGGGGCGACACCGTACTGCAGCACGGCGCGATTTTGCTGGCACCCAATCAGGAACGGCTTGCGCGGCTTTTTCCCGAACAGGCTCCCGAGGCGGTGGTGGGCCTTGCCGAGATCCGCCCGGAGCTGAGCGCAGACCAAGTCATAGCCTCACTGACGGCGGCCTGGGCCACCGCCTGGGAAGCGGCGATCGTGCCGGGAGAGTGGAGCGAATGGGAGCGCCAGTGGCTGGCCCAGGGCCGGGCTCGTTGGCGCTGCGGTTAGACGGATGGACACACGTAAGGCAGAATGTAGGGGAGCAAGGGAACAAACCGTGGAGGAGACCCGGCTGGTACTGCTGTTGCGCGACACGGTTACATCGGCGGAGCCGGTTTGCACCGTGTGTTTCTACGCCGACCAGCAGGGGCGCCCCCGACACCGCGGCGAACGTCTGCTGTGTGCAAGCGAGGATATCTCCTCGCCCCACACCGGCCGATACCGTTGTCGCATGGGTTTTCACCTTGCCCAGATCCGATAGTCCTAATTCGATAGACGAGATTTGTTATGAGCTGGCGCGGCAGTACTTCTCCGAGTGATCGCATCTTCGCAAGCCTCCCGTATTTGCTTCCCATGGCAGCCTCACTGGGCTATGGCATCACGTTGCTCAGCCAGTTGGGCCTCGGCGCCGTCATCCAGATTCTGGCGCCCATCAATTTTCTGAACTCGGGCTTTATCGGCCTCGCGGTCTTCATTGCCCTGTTTGCCCTGGTGGTCAATAACACCAACATCAGCCACTTCATCCGCTTCAACGTCTTCCAGGCGCTGCTGGTAGGCATCATCCTGTCGCTGTTTTCGCTGGTGCTGCCGCTGTTGGTCAACATGTTCGCCTTCCTGCCCGGCATCGACGTCATCCAGCAGACCCTCGGCAATACGATCTTCTTGGGCATCTTCGCCTTCGGCATCTACGGCATCGTCCAGAGTCTGCTGGGTCGTTACGCGGAAGTGCCCACCATCTCCGAGGTGGTCTACAGCCAGCTGCGCTAGGTGGATATTGCCGAACTGGGTGAGCGGGGGCTGATTGCCCGGCTCGGGCGCTTTTTCGGCCATGCCCCGCACATCCTGGTGCCGGGGGGTGACGATGCGGCAGTGGTTGTACCCGGCTCGGGGGCGCTGGTGGCCACCACCGATCTGCTCTTCGAGGAGGTGCACTTTAGCGACCGCACCACCGGCCCCTTCGATGTGGGCTGGCGCTCCGCCGCGGCCAACCTCTCGGATCTGGCTGCTATGGGTGCCACCCCCTTCGGCATGCTCGTCGGATTAGGGCTTACCTCCAGCACCAGCGTCGAGTGGGTGGAAGCGTTTTATGCAGGGTTCACCGCCTGCAGCGCGCCGGTGGGAGCCTTGCTGCTGGGAGGAGACACCTGCCGGGCCAAAAGCCGCACCGTGGCTGTCACTGCCCTAGGTACGGTCGAAGCGGGCCGTATACTCAGGCGCAACGCCGCCCGGCCGGGGGACGCGCTGGTGGTGACGGGACATTTGGGTGCCTCGCGGGCGGGCCTTGCGGTGCTGCTCGAAGCGCAGCGCTACGCCCACCTTGGCGCACCGGTGCGCGAAGCGGTGGTGGCTGCCCACCGGCGACCCAGGCCACGCCTGGAGGTGCCGCCGCTCGTCTTTGCGCTGAGTGAGCGGGCCGCCGCCATGGATACCAGCGACGGCCTCACCGATGCGATTGCCCAGGTGTGTGCCCAAAGCGGCTGCGGCGCGGTGGTGGACCTGGCGGCCCTGCCTATCGACGCGGCGACAGCCCAGGTGGCCGCAAAGCAGGCCACCGCCTGGGCGCTCGGGGGCGGTGAGGATTACGAGCTGTTGATTGCGCTGGAGCCCGATGCCGCGACGCAACTGGTGCAACGGCTTGCAGCGATTGGTATCGGCGGGGCGATCGTCGGGCAGGCGGTGGCGGGAGACCAGGTTGTGGACACCGAAGACCGGCCGCTCGAAGCCCCCGGCTTCGAGCACTTCAATCGACCGTAAAATGGCGGTGTAGGCCCTGGAGTCGCCGATGCAGTCCAAAAATTACTTCCGCAAGGGTTTCGGTCTCAAAGCCGAGGTGCAGGACGATCTCAAGGCGGAGTACGAATCTTCGCTCATCCACGAAATTCGCGCCAACGGCTACACATTGCAGCGCGGCGGGGTGACCATTCGCCTGGCGGAGGCGTTCGGCTTTTGCTGGGGAGTGGACAAGGCGGTGTCGATGGCCTACGAGACGCACCGGAAGTTTCCCGACCGCCAGCTGTGGATCACCAACGAGATCATCCACAACCCGCTGGTCAACCAGCACCTGCGCGCGATGGGCATCCGCTTTCTCGACGAAGACGAAAGCGGTCGGCGCGTGCCCAAGGACTTCGATCGCGTGAGCGAGGCGGATGTGGTGATTTTGCCCGCCTTCGGCGCTTCCACCCAGGAGATGCAGATTCTTGACGATAAAAACTGTGTCATCGTCGATACTACCTGCCCCTGGGTCTCGGCGGTCTGGAACCGGGTGGGCAAGTACGACCGGGCCGAATTCACCTCGATCATCCACGGCAAGTACCAGCACGAGGAGACGGTGGCGACCGCTTCGCGCGCCCGCCGCTATCTGGTGGTGCTCAACTTGGAGGAGGCCCAGCAGGTGTGCGACTACATCCTCCACGGCGGCGATCGCCGGGCGTTTTTGGCCCACTTCGGCCCGGCGGCTTGCGAGGGCTTCGACCCCGACTGCGACCTGGTGCGCGTCGGCATCGCCAATCAGACCACGATGCTCAAGGGCGAGACCGAGCGCATCGGCAAGTTGTTCGAGCGCACGATGATGCGCCGCTACGGCCCTGCGAACCTGGCCGACCACTTCATGAGCCACGACACGATCTGCGACGCCACCCAGGAGCGCCAGGACGCCATGTTCAAGCTCGTCGAGGAGCCGCTGGATCTGCTGGTCGTCATCGGCGGCTACAACTCCTCCAACACCACCCACCTGCAGGAGATTGCCGTCGAGCGGGGTCTGTCTTCCTTTCATATCGACGGGGCTGCCCGTCTGGTCTCGCCGCAATTTATCGAGCACCGCGACTTGCACAGCAAATCGCTGGTGCGCACCAAAAACTGGCTTCCGGCCGGAGCGGTGACCGTCGGGGTGACCGCCGGGGCTTCCACGCCCGACCGGGTGGTGGCCGAGGTGATCGCCCGGATTTTTGAACTGAAGGGCGTGGGCGAGCCGGGCGCCACCGCAGCCATATCCTCCTCGGCGCTCTAGAGCGCCGAGGGTAGCCCTGCGCCTTCACTACGCAGCCCAGCGCCCTTAACCGACGCGCTGTAGGCGGGAACGGCTTCGCGGGCGGCGGGGGGCAAGCGGTGGAACCAGCCGGTGAGGGCGATGGCCAGGGCGTCGGCGGCGTCGTCGGGTTTGGGCACGGCAATCAGCCCCAACTCGCGCTGCACGGCCTCCTGGATGGCGCGTTTGTCGGCGCGGCCGTCGCCGGCGAGGGCGAGTTTGACCTGGGGCGGACTGAATTCGACATAGGGCACCCCGTGCTGGGCGGCGCACAGGAGCACCACCCCCCGCGCCTGGGCCACCGAGATCGTGTTGCCCATCTTGTAGAAGAAGAGTTTTTCGATAGCAACCAGGTCGGGCTTGTGGGCAGAAAATAAACTGTTGATGTCTTCGTAGATGGCCGCAAGTCTTGCTTCGAAGGCGGTTTTTGCCGAAGTCTGCACGATGCCGTAGTCGCACACCACCGGCGGAGCGCTGTCAAAAAAGTCGAGCACTCCGTAACCGACGATCGCCACGCCCGGATCGAGACCGAAAATCCGCATGCCGCACATTTTGCGAGATACTGCCCAGACTACAACCTGCGGACGCTAAATCTTCAGGGGTTTACTATCATCGGGGGTGGATATTCGCAGGAGATGCTATGCGCTGGGCCGGATATGGACTGTTGTGCACCGTGTTGCTCCTGGCCGGCTGCGGCGAAGCGAGCAAAATCGAAATCGCCCTCAAAGATCTCGTCGTCGTCGACTGCCCCCCCGGCAGTAAAGGGGGAGCGAGCATCAGCCTCAACGACTCGGTCAACGTGCCGACGCGCTGCTACCGCCTTCGGGGGACGGCGGTCAATCCTGCCGAGAAACCGGCCAAAAATGTCGACGTTTTCGGCAAGATCACCGACGCCAACGGCACCCTCGCCATTACCCGGCGGCGGGTAGGTTCGCTGGCTGAGGTTGCGGCGGGGACCAGTGCGATCGCACTCGATGTCTACCTGCCCGAGACGGCCAAGCCTCCCTTTAAACTCGAAAATATGAAAGCGGCGGGTTTTCCCAACCAGGTCGACCGGCGCCAGAACGCCGGGGGCAGCTAGAGCAGGTGTCAGGCGTCAGGTGGCCAGACGAAACGCCTGCGATTCGAGGGCAAGCACCACCGGGCCGTACTCGTCCCCTTCGTCCAGTTCGATAATCCACAGCCCGGAGCGATCGAGGGCGCGAATGCGGCCGAGTTGTCCCCAGTAGCACTCGTAGAGGACAATCACCTGCCGGCCTAAAAAGCTGAGTCCCTGTAACATCTCCTACTTCGCTCCCACCGTGTACCCCTTAACCTACTGACCACTGCGTCCGGCTGGTCTGTGCCCGGACCGGTTGTTATAATTTATTCCGTGAAAGTCGGTTTTGAGTGTATTTTACATAGCAAAAGTCAAAATATCGCGGAATCCTACATAGCTATCATGCCGAAGGCCACGGGGGAGAAGAAAAAGGGTAAGACCGGGCGACCAAAAAAGTTTGGACGTCCCTCGAAGTCTTATTATCTGGTCTTACCCGAGGATGTGGTGATTCGCCTGCGCGAGATCGACTCCGACATGGCGACGGCAATCGTCAAGCTGGTGGAGGGCACCCAGTTCACCCCGGTACCCGACGGTGTCGAGGTGCACCTGCTGGCTCCGGAGACGGCGCTGGTGTGGGTGGGGGAGATTGCCCCGCTGTTGAGCTGGCCGGGAGTTTTCCTGCACAAAGTCGAGGTGGGTCGCTTTTTACTCGTGCTCGACCGCCACTACGATCTGGCGCGCTTCGAACTCGATGTGCGCGACTGGATCGAAGCGGGAAAATCTACCGGTGAGGAGGCCGACGCTTTTGAGAAACTGGCCGAGGGCTTGCGCCAGATGCGCCTGCAAAACCAGTCGCTGCGCGGTGCCACCTTTTTGTAACAAATTGTAGAGAGTGGATCACATTTATTTAGATCTCCACTGGTCGGGGCTGCCCATTCCTGCTGCTGCTCGTGTATATTGTCAATAAGCAAAGCTTTTTGAGAACGGCCCATGGTCAACTCTACCCAGTACACATCGGCGGCCCTCAAAGCGGAACTCAATTCGAAGGGCTGGCGGATGACTCCCCAGCGCGAGACGATCTTGAAGGTGTTCCAGGAGCTGCCGGAGGGCAATCACCTCAATGCCGAGGAGCTGCACGCGCGGCTGGAGACATCGAGCGGCATCAGTCTTTCGACGGTTTACCGCACGTTGAAGCTCATGGCGCGCATGGGCATCCTGCGCGAGCTTGAACTGGCCGAAGGCCACAAGCACTACGAAATTAACCAACCCTACCCCCACCACCACCACCATCTGGTCTGCGTCAAGTGCTACCGCACCATCGAATTTAAAAGCAACCCAATTCTCACCATCGGTTCGAAGGCGGCCATCGAGCGCGGCTTCAAGCTGCTCGACTGCCAGCTGACCATCCACGCGGTTTGCCCGGAGTGCCAGCGCTCGATCGTGCCGCTGTAGCGGTCCCCGCCCTTAAAATAGGGCGATGATTTCCCGCCGGTTGTTTTCTCTGTTCGCCCTGGGCGGGCTGTGGCCGCTGCTTCAGCCTACTGCGGTGCTGGCCCGCGAGCGCCGCAACTGGGTGGAGCGCACCCTGGCGAGCCTGAGCCTCGAAGCGAAAATCGGCCAAGTCATGATGCCGATGCTCGAATCGCCCGAGGAGGGGCGCGTTTTAGTCGAGCGCTTTGGAGTGGGGGGATTGATCATCTACCGCACCGGCGCGCGCGCCCTGGCCGAGCAACTCAATGCCCTGCAGGCGGCCAGTGCCGTGCCGCTGTTGGTGAGCGCCGATTTCGAGCGCGGGGTGGGTGCTTACATCGACGGGGCCACGGACTTGCCTATCGCCATGGCCCTGGGGGCGGCGGGGGATACGGCTCTGGCGCGCGCGGCGGGGGAGATCACCGCCCGCGAGGCGCGCGCCCTCGGGGTGCACGTCGTCTTTGCGCCGGTACTCGATGTCAACAACAACCCGCGCAACCCGATCATCAACGTGCGCTCCTTCGGCCAGTCGCCTGAGTTGGTAAGCCGCCTGGGAGCAGCCTACATCGCCGGGCTGGAGTCCCAGGGGGCGATGGCCACCGCCAAGCACTTTCCCGGCCACGGCAACGTCAGCGCCGACACCCACCGCGAATTGGCCGCCCTCCCAGGCAACCTGGTCGCTCTGGAACAAGTCGAGCTGAAACCCTTTCGCAGTGTGCTGTCCGGCCGCGCTCCCCACGGCGTCATGGCCGCCCATCTCTGGGTACAGGCGATTGATCCCGAGCCGGTGCCTGCCACCTGTTCGCCCCGGGTAATCGAGGGCTTTTTGCGGCGGGAGTTGGGTTATGGCGGCCTGGTCTACACCGATTCGCTGGGGATGGGGGCGGTCGTCGAGTACGCAAAAGGCGACTACGCCCGCGCCCAGGTGCTCGCCCTCGAAGCGGGCTGCGATGTGCTGGTCATCCCGACCGGCCTGAATGCGAAGGGCGAACAGTCACCGCTAGTAGGTGTGGAGATCGGAACGAAAGCGATTCGTACGGCTCTTCGCGAAGGGCGCCTGAGCGAAGCGCGCCTGGACCGCTCGGTGCGGCGCATTCTGGAGGCCAAAGCCTGGGCGGGTCTGGATCGCTCCTCACAAGTCAATCTGGCTGGTCTCGCCATCCTGGGCAATGCTGCCCACCAGCAGGCAGCCGAGCGCATCGCCCGCCGCGCCCTCACCCTGGTGCAAGATCGCGGTCCACTATTGCCGCTTGCCCCCGAACGCCGGTTGGGGGTGGTGAGCCTCACCAACTTTGAAGGGGCAGGAGCCTTCGGCCGCGACAGCGATGAATTTGTTCCTGCCCTCAGGCGTTTGCGCCCCTTTGAGCATGTTCGTTTGTCGCTGGTACCCACCCCCGCCGAACTGGAGGCCGCCCGCACCCTGGCGCGCAACTGCGACGCGCTGGTGGTGGCCGCTTACTTGAAAGTCTTCGTGGGCGACAACAGCGCGGATCTGATCCCCGTACACCTGAAGGCCCTTGAGGACCTCCGGGCCGTCAATCCGCGCATCGTATTTATCTCCTTCGGCAGCCCCTACGCCCTGACGGCCATGCGGCAGCTGCCGACGCTCATTTGCGCCTACGACGATTCCAAAGCGAGCCAAGTGACGGCTGCCGCCGCCCTATTTTCCGCTGAGCCTTGGCGCGGCAAACTGCCTGTCAGCATCGAGCGTTAAATGTTGTGTGGGTGATTCGAGGATGCCGCACCAACTTGAGTAGATGTGTGCGTGCCATTGCGCGCTATTGCCGGTTCAGCAAAGCTTATTAAGATAGCGAAAAGTCCAGATTGACGGGCTCTTCCAACAGGACATTGATCATATTCATGTTGGTGCTTTGGACCTCCGGGCTGACCGACTCGACTTGAAAATTGCTCGTCCATACACGGCCTTCGCCACCGAGCAAAACGCCAAAAGCAATGTGCATGCTGGTGGGTGGGATATCGAGTACAACCGCGTAGCGCGCCCAGTCTGTCGTGCCGCGAACCGGCCGGTTGTGCATGTTGTCAAAGCCTAACACCCTGCCCATGTCTCCATCGATGCGCATCCACAACCCCGCCCAGGTTGCAGCCTCGGTTTTGAGATTCGCGGACAGACGCAGGCGCATACCCAGGTAGCGCGAAGCGCTAATTGTCTGCACAAGAGTACCGAAGCCAGCGGGTGTGGCGACGATACTCTGCATCAAAATACCAGTCTTGCCCTGCGGGTCCGTCGTCCCATTTCTATAGACGGCATAGTCCTGGGGATGACTGCCGACAAGCATCCAGCCTTCAGGAACCCGTTCTTGATTTTGAGCACATTGCATAGAATCCTCGCTTTTGATGTTGGCTTGGTTAGTAAAGTCGTCGTCTTCCAAGTTCAGGTGGAAGGCCCTGAATAAATAGAAGAGGGTTTGCCGGTCCACGCCAGTATCGCCATTGAGCACCTTGGCGATCGTGATCGGAGCCAGCCCAGTGAGCCCGCTCAGCTCTTCGAGGGTATAGCGATCCCCATCGTTGCTCCAAATTTCCATGTTGTGTTTGGTGTCCTGGAGTTTCTTGAAGCCCTTGGCTGTGAGGATGACGCCACGCCTGCGCTTGGGAGCTAAACTTTTCATTTTCGCCGGTTCCTTGGAGCCTTCGGCCAGTCTCTGGTTGCGTGCGATGCCGCGTAACCCGTTCTGAGCACCAATATGGGGCAGCAAGGGCGTCTATGCCAGCAAAGATCTATGCGATAAGACAAAAGCTCTGGGACCGTAGCCTGCGAACAAACGGACCTCAAACATGCATGAAACCGCCATTGACGACGAGATCTTCGCCGGTGATGTAGGACGCTTCGTCGCTGGCTGGAAACACCACCGCCTGGGCGATTTCCGCCGGTGTGCCCGTGCGGCCAAGGGGAGCCGACTGCTTGACGAAGGCGGCAAAGCCGTCGAGCGCTGCTTGGGAGAGGCCCATCTTGCCCTGGAAGGGTGTGGGAATTAGGCCGGGACTGACCGCGTTGACCCGGATCCCGCGCGGGGCCAGTTCGGCGGCGAGGGTGCGGGCCAACGCGCGCACCGCCGCCTTGGTGGCAAAGTAGACGCTGCCCATTGCCATGCCCTTTTTGTGAACCGCCGAGGCGTCGCCTTCTCAATTTTGAAGTGCCACAGGGCCTGACTCACCCAAGAACACCTCTCGCGAGGTCCGATAACCCAGCGATTTTCGCAGCCGGTCATTCAGCAAGTCTACGGCCTGCTGCATTCGACGCGGCAGAGCACCCCACGTCTGTCCTTGGCCGTTACCGCGGCTCCGCCCGGGGAGCGCTTTCGGGCTCACCAGGGTCCTGCGGCGCGCTGCTCTCGTTCGGCTGCGCGGATGGCTCACAGAAAACCCGACGGCTATACAACCGGAAGGAGAAAGCATTGTGTCCACCGGCAGAGGGGATAGATGCCGTTAAAGCATTAGTTTTGATTCACAAACTTGCACAGGGCCACGGCCATGGAAAATCTTGAAACCGCCAGAGATATGCCCGAGACGCTACGCAGCTCGATCGAGATGCTCATGCTCGACACTACCGAGCCGCTCGATCCGCTGCTGTCGCTCAAGCTCACCAACCTGACGATGAACGTTGCCAAGATCGTCTACATGATGGGATTACAGGACGGCCGCTCCGGTTCTTCTGTGTACTCCTGAGCATACGCCGCACTGCAAAGTCGATATAAATTGTATTTGTACATCTATGTAGCGCCGACAATGTGCGGCGCAGTAGAAAAGTCGGCCGAAGCATTTGTCCGACGGTAGCATCTGAAAGCTGCTCGCAAAAGCGAGGATTTCAGTGGCTACCGTCAGCGATATTACTGTCCAGACCATGGATGGACAGGCCCGTTCCCTTGGCGAATACAGAGGACATGTCCTGCTTATTGTCAACGTCGCTTCCTACTGTGGCTATACGCCCCAGTATGCGGGCCTCGAAAGGCTCTACCGCCGCTACAAAGATGCCGGGTTGCGGTTGCTGGCCTTTCCCTGCAACGACTTCGGAGGACAGGAACCGGGTTCCAACGCCGAGATCGTCCAGTTTTGCAGCCGCTACGACGTCAGCTTCGAACTGTTCGACAAGGTGGGTGCGCGCGGCTATTACAAGCACCCCCTGTACGTGCGCCTAAGCGAAGCGGTCGAACCTGCGGGAGATGTGTCCTGGAATTTTGAGAAATTTTTGATCGCCAGATCGGGGGAGGTCATGGGCCGTTACCGCAGCGGCATCGGCCCGGAAGATCCGCAACTGGTTGGCGATATCGAACGCGAGCTGGCGAAAAGTTAGTTTATTGCTTGTTGCCTTTGCTGCCCTTAACTTTGCTGTCCTTGACCGCATTGCCAAATTTGCTGCTCAGGAAGCTGCGGAACTTGTTGATCAAGTTGGGTTTTGGGCGCTGGGCAAGCTGGATCTGGTCGTCGGGAAATTCCTTGCGCCGAAAACCGTACTCTAGTGGATTGGTGGCCTTGCGCAAAGCGGCGTACTGCCTGAGGGCGCTCTGGCGCAGTTTTTCTTCGGAATCGAAAATCGCCTGCTCGACGAGATTAGAAGCAACGGCGATCGCCCCGGCCGCCTTCCACTCGTCCTGGCCGGACTCGCGCACGAAAATTTCAAAGGTCGGCTCACCCTTTTTCTCGGCCGCCTCGTAGCGGCGGCGCGCCTGAAATTCTTCGTCACTCAGCCGCGGTGCCGCACGACGGCGCTTGGGCGCGGCAGGTTTGGCGGGCTCGACGGGTTTGCCGAAGCCTTTCGCTCGGGGGTCCGATTGCTCTGCCATTTTTTCTCCTTGCACTGGGTCCGGTCTTTCGATTATCGCGGCAAAGGCGGCTCGCGCGGCGAATCGATTGCCCGGCTCATCAATGGTACTTGAGCGCTTCCATCAGTTCTTCGACGATCCGGCCCTGGTCGCCCCGCTCGTAGGCGGTGGTGACGTGCGCTTCGAGGTGACCGCGCAGAACCACCTCCCCGGCCCGGCTGAGGGCTCCCTGCACCGCCTTGAGCTGGCGAAGCACATCGATGCAGTAAATTTCTGGGTCGTCGAGCATCTTCTGGATGCTCTCCAGATGCCCTTTGGCAATCGCAAGCCGGCGGGCCGCCTGTTGGCGGCTTTGCGCCGGCATGCACAGATGGTGGGTGGCACCCTGGACGGCTTTTTTGCTCATCGTGCCTCCACCAATTCCGCTCCAAACCCTTGGGCGGCGACAGCCGCCGTGAGCCGCTCAGGGTCGGTGTCCCCTTCGACGATTGCCCGTCCGGTGCTCAGATCTACCGCCACGGCCTCGACGCCCGGTTGCGCTTTGAGAATCCAGGCGACGCTCTCCTCACAACCGGCGCAGGTCATGCCGGTGATCTTTAACTCGATGGCCATGTCCTCAATCTCCAATGCTGACCCCCCTGGGGAGGATATGAATTTATTCTACTGTCGGCCTAGCTCCCGCGACGAGCATTTTCGGTCTGCCTAAAGAAACACAGGGTTTTTGCACTGCTATCATATTAGTGGATTTCCGGGCAAGGGAAGTTAACCCTCCAGGGGAGGATAGGGTGAGTAAATCTTTTGAAGTCGAAGTGCGCGGAATGACCTGTGCCTCGTGCGCCAGCCGGTTGGAGCGGGTGCTGGGCCGGCTGGACGGGGTGGTGGCCGCGAGCGTCAATCTGACCACCGAACGGGCACAGGTGAGTTACGTGCCGCCCGCCGAGCCGGGGCACTTGCGCGCGGCCATCGAAGCAGCAGGGTTCAAAGTTCCCGCTGCTGCCGATACTGCTGATACTGCCGCAGAAGCCTCCGCCCCCGACACCGACGCGCGCACCCAGCAAACGGCAGCACTGAAGGCATCGGTGATCTTCTCGGCCGCCTTCGCCGTGCCGCTGGCAGTCCTTGCAATGTTGCCGATGCTCTGGCCGGTCCTGGAGACGGCCATGATGGCCGCCGCTCCCGAAACCGTCTGGCGCTGGTTGATGCTCGCACTGGCCACCCCGGTGCAGTTCGGGCCGGGGCTGAGGTTCTACCGCAGCGGCTGGGCGAGCCTCCGCCACGGGGCGCCCGACATGAACGCGCTGGTAATGATCGGCACTTCCGCTGCCTACTGCTACAGTGCTACGGCGGTGCTGTTTGCGGGGTGGTTTCCAGCGGGTACCGGCCACGTCTATTTCGAGGCGAGCGCCGTGGTGATCGCCTTGATTTTGCTGGGCCGCTACTGCGAGTCGCTGGCCAAGGGGCGCGCCTCCGAGGCGATGAAGCGTCTGTTGAACCTGCAGCCGCCCACCGCCCGGGTGGTGCGCGGCGACAGCGAGCAGGAGGTGCCCGTCGCGGCAGTCGCGGTGGGGGATGTGGTCGCCGTGCGGCCCGGTGAAAAGGTGCCGGTCGATGGCGAGGTGCTCTCAGGCGCCAGTTACGTCGATGAGAGCATGATCACCGGCGAGCCGCTGCCGGTGGCCAAGGGCAAAGGGGCGACGGTCGTAGGGGGGACGATCAACCAGAACGGCGCCTTTCGCTTCTGGGTAAGCCGTGTGGGAGCTGGGACCGTACTGGCACAGATTATGCGGCTGGTGGAGACCGCCCAGGCATCCAAACCGGCCATTCAGGGGTTGGCGGATAGAGTCGTGGCCTACTTCGTGCCCGTCGTGCTGGTCATCGCCGCGCTTACCTTCGTGCTCTGGGTGGTCTTCGGCGGCCCTACCGCCATCGGTTTCGCCCTGGTCAACACGGTGGCGGTGCTGATCATCGCCTGCCCCTGCGCTATGGGTCTTGCCACCCCCACCTCGGTGATGGTGGGCACCGGCAAAGCGGCCGAACTGGGGGTGCTCTTCCGGCGGGGTGCGGCCCTGGAGGCGCTCGCAAACGTGCAGGTGGTGGCCCTCGACAAGACCGGCACCCTCACCCGCGGCCGGCCGGAGTTGACCGATTTTCTGGTCCAAAGCGGTTTTGAGCGCCAGGCGGTCTTGATCCTGGTGGCCGCGGCCGAATCGGTGAGCGAACACCCGCTGGCGCGGGCGCTGAGCGCTGCGGTGGGCGACGTTCCTTTGCCCGGGGCGGAGCACTTCGCCGCCATCCCCGGTTACGGCATCGAAGCGGTGGTGCAGGGCCGCCAGGTGCAGGTGGGGTCTGAGCGCTATATGCGTCGCCTCGGCGTTGCCACCGACTCGGTAACTTCCCAGGCTACTGCCCTTGCTGCGGCGGGCAGAAGCCCAATCTACGCTGCCCTGGACGGGCAATTGGCGGCCGTACTCGCCGTGGCCGACCCGATCAAACCTGAAAGCCGCGCCGCTGTCGAGCAATTGCACCGCCAGGGTCTGCAAGTAGTCATGGTGAGCGGCGACAACCGCCGCACCGCCGAGGCGATCGCCCGCGAACTGGGCATCGAAACGGTGATCGCCGAAGTGCTCCCGGAGGCCAAAGCCGAAACGGTGCGCAAGTTGCAAAGCGCCGGCCGGCCGGTGGCGTTCGTGGGAGACGGCATCAACGACGCCCCGGCCCTCGCCCAGGCCGACGTCGGTATCGCGATCGGCACCGGCACCGACATCGCCATCGAGACCGGCGAGGTGATCTTGCTGGCGGGCGATGTGGGCGGTGTGCCCAACGCCATTGCCCTTGCCCG
Protein-coding sequences here:
- a CDS encoding glycoside hydrolase family 3 protein, translating into MISRRLFSLFALGGLWPLLQPTAVLARERRNWVERTLASLSLEAKIGQVMMPMLESPEEGRVLVERFGVGGLIIYRTGARALAEQLNALQAASAVPLLVSADFERGVGAYIDGATDLPIAMALGAAGDTALARAAGEITAREARALGVHVVFAPVLDVNNNPRNPIINVRSFGQSPELVSRLGAAYIAGLESQGAMATAKHFPGHGNVSADTHRELAALPGNLVALEQVELKPFRSVLSGRAPHGVMAAHLWVQAIDPEPVPATCSPRVIEGFLRRELGYGGLVYTDSLGMGAVVEYAKGDYARAQVLALEAGCDVLVIPTGLNAKGEQSPLVGVEIGTKAIRTALREGRLSEARLDRSVRRILEAKAWAGLDRSSQVNLAGLAILGNAAHQQAAERIARRALTLVQDRGPLLPLAPERRLGVVSLTNFEGAGAFGRDSDEFVPALRRLRPFEHVRLSLVPTPAELEAARTLARNCDALVVAAYLKVFVGDNSADLIPVHLKALEDLRAVNPRIVFISFGSPYALTAMRQLPTLICAYDDSKASQVTAAAALFSAEPWRGKLPVSIER
- a CDS encoding helix-turn-helix domain-containing protein, whose product is MLPHIGAQNGLRGIARNQRLAEGSKEPAKMKSLAPKRRRGVILTAKGFKKLQDTKHNMEIWSNDGDRYTLEELSGLTGLAPITIAKVLNGDTGVDRQTLFYLFRAFHLNLEDDDFTNQANIKSEDSMQCAQNQERVPEGWMLVGSHPQDYAVYRNGTTDPQGKTGILMQSIVATPAGFGTLVQTISASRYLGMRLRLSANLKTEAATWAGLWMRIDGDMGRVLGFDNMHNRPVRGTTDWARYAVVLDIPPTSMHIAFGVLLGGEGRVWTSNFQVESVSPEVQSTNMNMINVLLEEPVNLDFSLS
- a CDS encoding glutathione peroxidase, which produces MATVSDITVQTMDGQARSLGEYRGHVLLIVNVASYCGYTPQYAGLERLYRRYKDAGLRLLAFPCNDFGGQEPGSNAEIVQFCSRYDVSFELFDKVGARGYYKHPLYVRLSEAVEPAGDVSWNFEKFLIARSGEVMGRYRSGIGPEDPQLVGDIERELAKS
- a CDS encoding HHL1-like protein, which translates into the protein MAEQSDPRAKGFGKPVEPAKPAAPKRRRAAPRLSDEEFQARRRYEAAEKKGEPTFEIFVRESGQDEWKAAGAIAVASNLVEQAIFDSEEKLRQSALRQYAALRKATNPLEYGFRRKEFPDDQIQLAQRPKPNLINKFRSFLSSKFGNAVKDSKVKGSKGNKQ
- a CDS encoding metal-sensitive transcriptional regulator, whose amino-acid sequence is MSKKAVQGATHHLCMPAQSRQQAARRLAIAKGHLESIQKMLDDPEIYCIDVLRQLKAVQGALSRAGEVVLRGHLEAHVTTAYERGDQGRIVEELMEALKYH
- a CDS encoding heavy-metal-associated domain-containing protein, with translation MAIELKITGMTCAGCEESVAWILKAQPGVEAVAVDLSTGRAIVEGDTDPERLTAAVAAQGFGAELVEAR